The window CTCGAAGCGCTGTCGATGCGCGGCTATTTCCTGATCTATGGCGTGCGCCAGTCGCGGTTCGACCGGATGGCGCGCTTTTTCACCCGCGACTGGCCGCTGGCGGTGCAGGCGGTGTGGAAAGAAACGCTGATCATCGCGGCGATCATCATCCTCGGCGCGATCACCAGCTGGTCGCTCGTGTCGAGCCAGCCCGACTGGTATTACAGCTTCGTCGACGAGGGGATGGCGGGCGGGCGCGACCCGCGCGCGACCGCCGAGTTTCTGCAATCGACGATCGGCCATGGCAAGGCGGCGGCGTCCGAGGAAGACGGCGCGCTGCACGTGTTCGCCACCTTCCTCTTCACCCACAACAGCCAGGTGTCGATCCTGTCCTTCGCGCTCGGCTTCGCCTTCGGCATCCCGACGATGATGCTCGAATTCTATCAGGGAATCAGCCTGGGGGCGATGGTCGCGGTGTTCACCGGCAAGGGGCTGGGCTATGATTTCGGCGGCTGGCTGTTCATCCACGGCACCACCGAATTGTTCGCCGCCGCCTTGTCGGGCGCGGCGGGACTGCGCATCGGCGCCGCGGTGGTCTTTCCCGGCGCGCGCAGCCGGTTGCAGGCGGCGTCCGATGCCGGGCGCACCGCGGGCAAGGTGATGGTCGGGGTGATCATCATGCTGCTCGTCGCCGGACTGCTCGAAGGCTTCGGGCGCCAGCTGATCACCGACACGGTGATGCGCTATGGCATCGGCACCGTGATGCTGCTCCTCTGGTTCGCCTATTATTATATCCCGCGGCGGAGCGCGGCGACATGAGCGCCACGGCGAACGCGAAAATGCGGACCGCGCAAAAAGGCAAGATCCGCCAGTTCATCACCCCCGAGGGGGTCGACCTCGAGCTCAAGATCGCGAGTTCGGGGCTGCGTTTCGGCGCGCTGATCGTCGACCTCGGCATCCTGCTCGCGATCATGATCCTGTTCTCGCTGTTCCTCGACTGGATCGACGCCGCCGCGTCGCGCGACCTGATCGAGATGATCTGGCTGCTCGGTTTCTTCGTGCTGCGGACCTTCTGGTTCATCGGCTTCGAACTCGGCCAGCGCGCCGCGACGCCGGGCAAGCGCCTGATGGGGATTCGCGTCGTCGCGCGCGACGGCGGCCGGCTGACCGCCGACGCGGTGGTCGCGCGCAACCTGATCCGCGAGCTCGAACTGTTCCTGCCGCTGATGATGCTGGGCTTCGGCGCGAGCGAGGATGCGGTGTCGGGCTGGACCGCGTTCGCCGGGGTCGCCTGGTCGCTGACGCTGAGCCTGTTCCTGCTGTTCAACAAGGACCGGATGCGGATGGGCGACCTGATCGCCGGGACGTGGGTGGTGATGGCGCAGCGATCGAAGCTCGACCATGACATCGCCGCCGAGGCCGAGGCGGCCGGGCCGATGGCGTTCAGCGAGGCCGAACTGTCGGTCTATGGCATTTTCGAACTGCAGGAGCTCGAGCGGGTCTTGCGTATCCGCGATGCGCGCGCCATGCGCGAGGTCGCGGACACGATCCGCGCCAAGATCGGGCGGCCGGTCGCGGAGGAGGACGATGTCTTCCTCCTCTCCTATTACCGCCAGCTGAAAGCCCGGCTCGAACGCAAATTGCTGTTCGGCAAGCGGCGAGAGGATAAATATGCCAGCGACTGACACCGCCACCCTTCCCGTGACCGACGCGCTGCACAAGCGGCGTTCGGTGCGTGCCTTTACCGATCGGCCGGTCGACCCCGCGCTGCTGACCGAAATCTTCGCCGCCGCGCAGCGTGCGCCGTCGGGTGGCAATCTCCAGCCCTGGCAGGCCATAGTGCTCGCGGGCAGCGACTGGCAGGCGGTCAAGGACGCGGTCGCGGCGCGCATCGCTATGGGCCGCGAGGGGCATCAACCCGAATATGACATTTACCCCAAGGGGCTGACCGAGCCGTGGGAAACGCGGCGCTTCGGGGTCGGCGAGGGGCTGTACGCCGCGCTCGGCATCCCGCGCGAGGACAAGAAGGCGCGGCTCGGCCAGTTCATGAACAATTATACCGGTTTCGGCGCGCCGGTGATGCTGTTCCTCCATTGCTCGCGGATCATGGGGCCGCCGCAATGGTCCGACATGGGCATGTGGCTGCAGTCGGTGATGCTGCTGCTCGTCGAGCATGGCCTGGCAAGCTGCCCGCAGGAATGCTGGGCGATGTACGGCGCGACGATCCGCGAGACCCTGGCGCTCGGCGACGACCAGATCCTGTTCACCGGGCTCGCGATCGGTTACGCCGACGAGGATGCGGCGGTGAACCAATGGCCGGTGCCGCGCGTTGGCATCGACGAAGTGGTCGATTTCCGGGGATTTGCATCGTGAGCCGAAAACGCGCCTGGTGGCGCTACAGCATCGCCCTGCCGTTGACGCTCGCGATCGCGAGTTGCACCGCGGTGCCGACTCCGGCGCCTGCTCCCGCGCCGACCCCGGTCGCCGCGGCACCCCGCCCGACCCCCGCGCCGGTTCCCGCTCCCGCGAAAGCCTGGGACGAGCGGCGCCTCGATGCCGGCGAGTGGCGTTATGACGCGGCGGCCCGCACCGCGAGCTTCGCACAAGCGGGCGTCGCGTCGCCGCTGGTGACGATGGCGTGCAGCGGCGGTTCGATCGAGCTTGGCGCCGGGCTCGGCGCCGGCGAGACGCTCGACGTCGATCTCAGGACCAGCGCCGGCACCGACCGGCTGCGGCTGAGCGGCGGCCGCGTGACGCTCGGCAATCGCGACGCCCGGCTCGACCGCATCGCCTTCAGCCGCGGCCGCTTCGCGCTGGAGGCAAGCAACGGCAGCACGCTGACGCTGCCGGTCCAGTCCGAAATCGGCCGGTTGATCGAGGATTGCCGCGGGTAAAGACCGCGGCCCCCGCCTACGCGGGGGCGACGGAAATTCTTAAGCCCCCAGCTGCACCGTCCCGCCCTTGATCCAGCCCCAGCGGCACGGACCCTGATATTCGCGCGCCGAGCGCACCGGCCGCGTGACGTCGCAATAGGCCGGATCGCCGCCGGGCGCGGCGAAGACGATACCGAACCAGGCGTCGTCGTCGGTCGCCTCGCATAGCGACACCGACGTGCCCCCCGCGAGCTTCGCCTTGACCGCGCGCGTTTCGCCGGGCGCCCAATAAACATCGGTGCCGCCGGGCTTGACGCGCGAGGTGCTGGCGCAGGCGGGAAGCTGCGGCCCTTCGGTCCCGGTCTTCACCGGACGCGAGGCGAGCGGTTCGCCCGCGACGGCGGGGGCGTTGTCGGGCGGCGGGGCGGGCTGCGAACAGGCCGCGACCGAGAGCGCGAGAAGCAGGGGAAGCGAGCGGGCGAGACGAGGTTTCATGCCCCGAAACTAGCCGCCGCGACGCGGGCGCGCAACGCTCGATCCGAAAGGAGCGAGAGCCGCATTTTCGCTTGGGTTTTGGCGACCCCGACCCTATATAATCGCTATGACGGACACCCCAGAAAATATCGCGCCGAGCGCCAACGCCAACCTGCCCAATGTGAACGCCTATGGCGCCGATTCGATCAAGGTTCTCAAGGGCCTCGACGCGGTACGCAAGCGGCCGGGCATGTATATCGGCGACACCGACGACGGGTCGGGGCTGCACCACATGGTGTTCGAGGTTTCGGACAATGCGATCGACGAAGCGCTCGCGGGGCATTGCGACCTCGTCCTGATCACGCTGAACAGCGACGGGTCGGTCAGCGTCGAGGACAATGGCCGCGGCATTCCGACCGGCATCCACGCCGAAGAAGGCATTTCGGCGGCCGAGGTCATCATGACCCAGCTCCACGCCGGCGGGAAGTTCGAAAACACCAGCGACGATAATGCGTACAAGGTGTCGGGCGGCCTGCACGGGGTCGGCGTGTCGGTCGTCAACGCGCTGTCCGAATGGCTCGAGCTGACGATCTGGCGCGACGGCGAAGAGCATTGGATGCGCTTCGAGCATGGCGATTCGGTCGGCCCGCTCAAGGTCAACGGCCCTGCCCCGGCGGGCAAGAAGGGCACGCGCGTTACCTTCCAGGCATCGACCGAGACGTTCAAGAATGTCCTCGAATTCGATTTCGAGAAGCTGGAACACCGCTATCGCGAGCTTGCCTTCCTGAATTCGGGGGTGCGGATCAAGCTGGTCGACGCGCGCCACGCCGAGCATGTCAGCCATGACCTGTTTTACGAGGGCGGCATCGCGGCCTTCGTCAAATATCTCGATCGCAACAAGACCCCGTTGCTGGCCGATCCGATCGCGATCAGCAGCGAGCGCGACGGCATCGGCATCGATGTCGCGCTCGAGTGGAACGACAGCTATTATGAAAATGTCCTCTGCTTCACGAACAACATCCCGCAGCGCGACGGCGGCACGCACCTCGCCGCGTTCCGCGCCGCGCTGACGCGCACGATCAACGGCTATGGCGACAAGTCGGGCATCCTGAAGAAGGAAAAGGTCAGCCTGACCGGCGACGACATGCGCGAAGGGCTGACCGCGATCGTGTCGGTCAAGCTGCCCGACCCCAAATTCAGCTCGCAGACCAAGGACAAGCTGGTCAGCAGCGAAGTGCGCCAGCCGCTGGAAAGCCTGATGGCCGACCGGATGACCGAATGGCTGGAGGAAAATCCGGCCCATGCGAAAGCCGTGATCCAGAAGGTGATCGACGCCGCCGCCGCCCGCGAAGCCGCGAAAAAGGCGCGCGAGCTGACGCGGCGCAAGGGCGCGATGGATATCGCGAGCCTGCCCGGCAAGCTCGCCGACTGCCAGGAACGCGACCCCGCCAAATGCGAACTCTTCCTCGTCGAGGGTGACTCGGCAGGCGGCAGCGCCAAGCAGGGCCGCGACCGCCATGTCCAGGCGATCCTGCCGCTGAAGGGCAAGATTTTGAACGTCGAGCGTGCGCGTTTCGACCGCATCATCTCGTCGAAGGAAGTCGGGACGTTGATCCAGGCGCTCGGCACCGGGATCCGCGACGAGTTCAACCTCGAAAAGCTGCGTTATCACAAGATCGTGATCATGACCGACGCCGACGTCGACGGCGCGCATATCCGCACGCTGCTGCTGACCTTCTTCTATCGCCAGATGCCCGAGATCATCGAGGGCGGTCACCTCTACATCGCCCAGCCGCCGCTCTACAAAGTCGCGAAAGGCCGCAGCGAGGTCTATCTCAAGGACGATAGCGCGCTCGAAAATTACCTCGTCGACGGCGGGATCGATGCGCTGATGCTCGAGACGAGCGGCGGGGCGCGGTCGGGCAACGACCTGCGCGACCTGATCGAGCATGGCCGCCGGCTGCGCGCGCTGATGCGTTATGTGCCGCGCGGGCATAATTACGAGCTGGTCGAGGCGCTGGCGCTCAACGGCGCGCTCGATCCCGAACTCGACAGCGCGGGCCGCACCGCGGCCGGCGTGCGCGCCGCCGAATGGCTCAACGCCGCCGAGGGCGCGCTTACCGGCGGCAGCGAGGCGAAATGGACGATCGTCGCGGTGGACGGCGGCTATACGCTCGAAAAGCGTTGGCGCGGGGTCAGCGACCATCATGCGATCGACGCGGCCTTCCTGGCGAGTCAGGAAGCGCGGCGGCTGCACAAGCTCGCCGGCGAGCAGGCCGACACCTATGCCCGCCCGGGCCGCCTGGTGAAGGGCAGCAGCGCCGCGGCGCAGGCCGCCGAAGCGGCGGCGCTCGCCGCCGCCGAAGCCGATAGCGACGCCGATACGAGCGATAGCGACCTGCCCGCGGCCTCCACCGGCAAGACGACGCCGATCACCCGCCCGTCCGAACTGCTCGAAGCGATTTTCGCGCACAGCCGCAAGGGTCTGTCGATCAGCCGCTACAAGGGGCTGGGCGAGATGAATGCCGAGCAATTGTGGGAAACCACGCTCGATCCGTCGAACCGCACGCTGCTGCGCGTCGAGGCCGAACAGGCCGATATCGCGCACGAGATCTTCGAGCGGCTGATGGGCGACGAGGTCGAACCACGGCGCGATTTCATCCAGACCAACGCGCTGTCGGTGGCCAATCTCGACGTCTGACCGCAAATCCCGCGCGGCGTAACGCGGACCGGCTTGCCTCGGCAAGCCGGGGCTGCTTGCTGCCGCCAGAGGACAAAGGGGAGGATGTCATGCGGGGCTTTGCCGCCATGCTGATGCCGCTGTTGCTGGCGGTTCCGGCCGTCGCGCAGGACGCCGATGGCGATGACGGGGTCGTCGTCGAAACCGAGCTTTCGAGCGGGATGGCGAGCTATTACAGCCGCGAGCTGGAGGGCAATCGCACCGCCAACGGCGAAATCTGCGACCCCGACGACCTGACCGCGGCGCACCGCACCCTGCCCTTTGGCAGCAAGGTGCGCGTCACCAACCTGGCCAACGGCGAGAGCGTTATCGTGCGGATCAACGACCGCGGTCCGTTCGGGCGCGGGCGGGTGATCGACATCAGCCATGCCGCGGCGAAGGAAATCGGCATGCACCGCAGCGGCACGGCGCGGGTGAAATTGACCCTACTCGACGATTGAAGGCGCGGCCTTAGTCGAACACCGACCAGCCGGCGGCATAGGCGAAATGTTCGAGCGCGATCGCGCCGACCAGCGAGGTGCCGGCTTCGTTCAATCCCGGCGACCAGACCGCGATCGAGCCCTGCCCCGGCGCGATGCAGAGGATGCCGCCGCCGACGCCGCTCTTGCCCGGCAGGCCGACGCGGAAGGCGAATTCGCCGCTGTTGTCGTAATGGCCGCAGAGCATCATGATCGCATTGATGCGCCGGGCGCGGTGCGGTTCGACCAATTGTTCGCCGGTGCGCGGGTCGCGGCCGTCCATCGTCAGGAACAGCCCGGCCTTTGCCAATTGGGTGCAACTCATGGCGATCGCGCATTGGCGGAAATAGACGCCGAGCGTCGTTTCGACGGGGTGACGCAGGTTGCCGAAGGCGTCCATGAAATGGGTCAGGCTGCGGTTGCGGGCGCCGGTTTCCGATTCGGAAAAGGCGACGTCGAGGTCGATGTCGACCCCCTCGTCACCGGCCCGGGCGCGAATGAAGGCGAGGATTTCCTCGATCACCGCATCGCCGTCGCGACCGTCGATCAGCCGGTCGGTGGTGGCGATCGCGCCGGCGTTGATCAGCGGGTTGCGCGGGATGCCATGCTCGGTCTCGAGCTGGACGATCGAGTTGAAGGCGCTACCCGAGGGTTCGCGGCCGACGCTGTCCCACAGCGAGCTGCCGACGCGGCGCAGCGCGAGCGCCAGCGTGAAGACCTTTGACACCGACTGGATCGAAAAGGGCGTGTCGGCGTCGCCGGCGACGTGCATCGTGCCGTCGGGGAGCGCGAGCGCCATGCCGAAATGGTTCGGGTCGACGCAGGCGAGCGCCGGGATATAGTCGGCGACCTTGCCCTGCCCGCGGTGCGGCAGCGCGATGTCATAGGCTTCGGCGAGGCAGCGGGCGAGATCGACAGTCATGCGCTTTTCCTAGCAACTTCATTCGCGATTGCATGTATTTTCATTTTTATGAAAATATTGTACGATAGTGAAATCATCTGCGAATCGGGAGAGATATCATGGTCGATCATCCACGCGGCAAGGGGCTTTCGAGCGCCGTGAGTTATCAGGACAGCAAGGCGGCGTTCCGCTGGCTGGAGGACGCCTTCGGCTTCGAACCGTTGTTCGTGCTGCTCGATGCCGAGGGCAATCTGGCGCACAGCGAGATGGGCTATGGCGATTCGGTGGTGATGGTCGGCAATGAATGGTCCGACGACCACAAGAGCCCGAAATCGATCGGCGGCAAGAACAGCCAGTCGGTGCATGTCCAGCTCGCGGTCGGCGAGGATATCGACGCGCATTGCGAAAGGGCGCGCGCGGCGGGGGCGGCGATCATCGCCGAGCCCGAGACGCAATTCTATGGCGACCGCAGCTACCGCGCCAAGGACCCCGAGGGGCATATCTGGACCTTTGGCGTCACCGTCGCGGAAAAGACGGCGGAAGAGTGGGACGCCGAGGGCGGCTTCACGACGAAGACGCGGCTCGACGATTGAGCGCCGAAAGATCGAGCGAGGCCGTCGATCGCCTGTTCGCCGCGCTCGCCGACCCGAAGCGCCGCCGCGCGGTCGAGTTGCTCGGCGCGCGCCCGTACAGCGCGGGCGAGCTTGCGGGAGCGCTCGGGCTCGCGCCGCCGGCGATGAGCCGCCATCTGCGCGCGCTGAAGGACGGCGGGCTGGTCGAGGACAATTACCTGAGCTTCGACGCGCGGGTGCGCATCTATCGGCTGAAGGCCGGCGCGACCGCCGAACTCAAGCAATGGCTCGCCGAAACCGAGGCGCTGTGGAGCGACCAGCTCGCGGCGTTCAAACACCATGTCGAGGGCGGCGCATGAGCGCGGCGGTGATCGTCGCGCTGCGCGTCGCGGCAACGCCGGCCCGCGCGTTCGACGTCTTCACCCACGAGATCGGGCTATGGTGGAAGAGCCATGCGCTGTTCGAAGTGTCGCGAAAGGGTGACGGCGCATTGCGGTTCGACCCCGCGGGTCCCGAGGGACGGCTGGTCACGCGCTTCGCCGACGGCACCGAGTGGGAGATCGGGCGCGTCCGTTGCTGGTTGCCCGGAGAGCGACTGGCGTTCGGCTGGCGCCTGCCAAGTTTTCGCGCCGATCAGGCGACCGAGGTCGAGGTGCGCTTCGAGGCGGTCGGCGCCGAGACGCGGGTGACGGTCGAGCATCGCGGCTGGGATACGATCCCGCAGAAACATGTCGCGCGGCACGGATTCGAGCTGATGCTGTTCCAGCGGCGGCTGGGCGAGCATTGGCGCGGGTTGCTGGGGGCGATGGGGGCGCGGGTTTAGGAGAGTGTTCGTGTAAACCCGCCCACCCCTATTCCCGTTCGTGTCGAGCGAAGTCGAGACACGCTTGGACCACGCCAGCCTTCGGGGTGTCTCGACTTCGCTCGACACGAACGGGGTTATAAGGCAACTTGTCAGGCTCGGGCCGCCGGCCTTCCTCCTATTGCGTCGCGGCGTTCGCCTGCGCCTTGGCCAGGGTTTCGATCGTCCTGTCGGCGCTCGCGAAGAGTTCGGGTTGGCGCTCGCGGAAGCCGGCGCAGGTGGCGATGTCGGCGGCGAAGACGTCGGTCTTGCCCTCGGCCCGCGCAAGCACGGCATCCGAATTGGCGATGGCGTTTTCGGCCTCGAACAAGGTTTTCAGCGTCTTGGCGTCAAACTTGTCGTCAGGCTTGTTCTCGGCGAGCGCGAGCATGATCATATAATATTGCAGGAAATGGCGCCCCGCGGTCAGCTGGGCCTCGCTATCCTTCGGCGCGCGTTCGCTGGTGACCTGATAGACCGCGGCGCAGCGGAGCATGCCCGCGAGCTTCATCATCGGTTCTTCGGCGGCGACCGGCAACGGCAACAGCAGCGCCGCGGCACCGCTCGCGGCCAGTATCGATTTCAACATGAGCATCCTTCCGATGGATGCGACCCCATGTGGGGTATTGCGAGTTTTGGCGGGGATGTCGATGGCCATGTCCCCCTCCCGCTTGCGGGAGGGGTTAGGGGAGGGGCTGTCGGTGAGGCGCCGCTCCTGAATTGACACGCCCTCCCCCGACCCCTCCCGCAAGCGGGAGGGGAGAAGAGCTTGCTCCCCACAGCTTGCAGCCCCACATCTCCCCCATGCCGCTCCCCCAAATCTTCACCGACTGGTTCGCCGCGCGCGGGTGGCGGGTGCGGCGGCATCAGGCCGATATGCTGGCCGCTGCCACACGCGGCGAACATGCCTTGCTCGTCGCGGCGACGGGGGCGGGGAAGACGCTGGCGGGGTTTTTGCCGACACTCGTCGATCTCGCCGAAAGCCCGTCGGACCGGCTCCACACCCTCTATGTGTCGCCGCTGAAAGCGCTCGCCGCCGACGTCGAACGCAATTTGATCGGCCCGATCACCGACATGGACCTGCCGATCAGCGTCGAAAGCCGCAGCGGCGACACCAGTTCGGACAAGAAAGCGCGGCAGCGCAGCCGGCCGCCGAACATATTGCTCACCACACCCGAATCGCTGTCGCTTTTGCTGTCTTATCCCGACAGTTTCCTGATGTTCGCCGACCTCAAGACGGTGGTGATCGACGAAATCCATGCCTTCGCGCCGGGCAAGCGCGGCGATTTGCTGAGCCTGTCGCTCGCGCGGCTGCAGCACATCGCACCCGACATGCGCCGCGTCGGGCTGTCGGCGACGATCGCCGATCCGGTGCAATATGCCGGCTGGCTCGCCCCCGACGCGAACCCCGAAACGGTGGCTTTGGTCGAGGGCGAGGCGGGCGCCGATCCCGACATATCGATCCTGCTGCCCGAGGGCGCGGTGCCATGGTCGGGGCATTCGGGGCGATATGCGGTGCATCAGGTGATGGCCGAGGTCGCGAAAAACCGCACCACGATCATCTTTTGCAACACCCGCGGGCTGGCCGAGCTGATCTTTCAGGATCTGTGGAAGGTCAACGACCTCGGCCTGCCGATCGCGATCCATCATGGCAGCCTCGATCGCGAGGCACGCCAGCGCGCGGAATTGGCGATGGCCGAAGGGCGGCTGCGCGCGCTGG is drawn from Sphingopyxis sp. OPL5 and contains these coding sequences:
- a CDS encoding stage II sporulation protein M, encoding MIPDLPVAAALDAPAFSTGRFRAEREADWIAFDALLTRLEKRGAKGLSSEELLQLPVLYRATLSSLSIARATSLDKALLDHLEALSMRGYFLIYGVRQSRFDRMARFFTRDWPLAVQAVWKETLIIAAIIILGAITSWSLVSSQPDWYYSFVDEGMAGGRDPRATAEFLQSTIGHGKAAASEEDGALHVFATFLFTHNSQVSILSFALGFAFGIPTMMLEFYQGISLGAMVAVFTGKGLGYDFGGWLFIHGTTELFAAALSGAAGLRIGAAVVFPGARSRLQAASDAGRTAGKVMVGVIIMLLVAGLLEGFGRQLITDTVMRYGIGTVMLLLWFAYYYIPRRSAAT
- a CDS encoding RDD family protein, producing MSATANAKMRTAQKGKIRQFITPEGVDLELKIASSGLRFGALIVDLGILLAIMILFSLFLDWIDAAASRDLIEMIWLLGFFVLRTFWFIGFELGQRAATPGKRLMGIRVVARDGGRLTADAVVARNLIRELELFLPLMMLGFGASEDAVSGWTAFAGVAWSLTLSLFLLFNKDRMRMGDLIAGTWVVMAQRSKLDHDIAAEAEAAGPMAFSEAELSVYGIFELQELERVLRIRDARAMREVADTIRAKIGRPVAEEDDVFLLSYYRQLKARLERKLLFGKRREDKYASD
- a CDS encoding nitroreductase translates to MPATDTATLPVTDALHKRRSVRAFTDRPVDPALLTEIFAAAQRAPSGGNLQPWQAIVLAGSDWQAVKDAVAARIAMGREGHQPEYDIYPKGLTEPWETRRFGVGEGLYAALGIPREDKKARLGQFMNNYTGFGAPVMLFLHCSRIMGPPQWSDMGMWLQSVMLLLVEHGLASCPQECWAMYGATIRETLALGDDQILFTGLAIGYADEDAAVNQWPVPRVGIDEVVDFRGFAS
- the gyrB gene encoding DNA topoisomerase (ATP-hydrolyzing) subunit B; the protein is MTDTPENIAPSANANLPNVNAYGADSIKVLKGLDAVRKRPGMYIGDTDDGSGLHHMVFEVSDNAIDEALAGHCDLVLITLNSDGSVSVEDNGRGIPTGIHAEEGISAAEVIMTQLHAGGKFENTSDDNAYKVSGGLHGVGVSVVNALSEWLELTIWRDGEEHWMRFEHGDSVGPLKVNGPAPAGKKGTRVTFQASTETFKNVLEFDFEKLEHRYRELAFLNSGVRIKLVDARHAEHVSHDLFYEGGIAAFVKYLDRNKTPLLADPIAISSERDGIGIDVALEWNDSYYENVLCFTNNIPQRDGGTHLAAFRAALTRTINGYGDKSGILKKEKVSLTGDDMREGLTAIVSVKLPDPKFSSQTKDKLVSSEVRQPLESLMADRMTEWLEENPAHAKAVIQKVIDAAAAREAAKKARELTRRKGAMDIASLPGKLADCQERDPAKCELFLVEGDSAGGSAKQGRDRHVQAILPLKGKILNVERARFDRIISSKEVGTLIQALGTGIRDEFNLEKLRYHKIVIMTDADVDGAHIRTLLLTFFYRQMPEIIEGGHLYIAQPPLYKVAKGRSEVYLKDDSALENYLVDGGIDALMLETSGGARSGNDLRDLIEHGRRLRALMRYVPRGHNYELVEALALNGALDPELDSAGRTAAGVRAAEWLNAAEGALTGGSEAKWTIVAVDGGYTLEKRWRGVSDHHAIDAAFLASQEARRLHKLAGEQADTYARPGRLVKGSSAAAQAAEAAALAAAEADSDADTSDSDLPAASTGKTTPITRPSELLEAIFAHSRKGLSISRYKGLGEMNAEQLWETTLDPSNRTLLRVEAEQADIAHEIFERLMGDEVEPRRDFIQTNALSVANLDV
- a CDS encoding septal ring lytic transglycosylase RlpA family protein, translated to MRGFAAMLMPLLLAVPAVAQDADGDDGVVVETELSSGMASYYSRELEGNRTANGEICDPDDLTAAHRTLPFGSKVRVTNLANGESVIVRINDRGPFGRGRVIDISHAAAKEIGMHRSGTARVKLTLLDD
- a CDS encoding glutaminase; this translates as MTVDLARCLAEAYDIALPHRGQGKVADYIPALACVDPNHFGMALALPDGTMHVAGDADTPFSIQSVSKVFTLALALRRVGSSLWDSVGREPSGSAFNSIVQLETEHGIPRNPLINAGAIATTDRLIDGRDGDAVIEEILAFIRARAGDEGVDIDLDVAFSESETGARNRSLTHFMDAFGNLRHPVETTLGVYFRQCAIAMSCTQLAKAGLFLTMDGRDPRTGEQLVEPHRARRINAIMMLCGHYDNSGEFAFRVGLPGKSGVGGGILCIAPGQGSIAVWSPGLNEAGTSLVGAIALEHFAYAAGWSVFD
- a CDS encoding VOC family protein translates to MVDHPRGKGLSSAVSYQDSKAAFRWLEDAFGFEPLFVLLDAEGNLAHSEMGYGDSVVMVGNEWSDDHKSPKSIGGKNSQSVHVQLAVGEDIDAHCERARAAGAAIIAEPETQFYGDRSYRAKDPEGHIWTFGVTVAEKTAEEWDAEGGFTTKTRLDD
- a CDS encoding ArsR/SmtB family transcription factor; this translates as MSAERSSEAVDRLFAALADPKRRRAVELLGARPYSAGELAGALGLAPPAMSRHLRALKDGGLVEDNYLSFDARVRIYRLKAGATAELKQWLAETEALWSDQLAAFKHHVEGGA
- a CDS encoding SRPBCC domain-containing protein, whose amino-acid sequence is MSAAVIVALRVAATPARAFDVFTHEIGLWWKSHALFEVSRKGDGALRFDPAGPEGRLVTRFADGTEWEIGRVRCWLPGERLAFGWRLPSFRADQATEVEVRFEAVGAETRVTVEHRGWDTIPQKHVARHGFELMLFQRRLGEHWRGLLGAMGARV